The region TGTGGTGGGTACACGCGTAAAACCATTTATGTCTTCTCTGAAGATGTCCACCTCAAGCAGCAAGATGTCCAAGAGGATGACAGGACTGTCATCTTCCACGGTCGCGCCAAGGTGTCAGATAGACAGGTCAAGTTTAGTACCAACGATAAAAGCGGCTCGCTGGCCTCAAAAAATCCCCTTATATGGTCCGGGCCTTCACCCACAGCTTCTTCCAGCACCTCATCTCCGCCACATCGATCAGATTTAGAGCAGAGGCTTGATATCTTGGCTGCTGGTCGTTTCACGAATATATCTGTCAACTGGCATCAGCTTCATCACATCTTCCTGTCTACCTATATGCCCAAGACAGGGCTAGGAACGACGTCTAAATCAGAGACACAAGTTGACGGTAATtggctgctgcagctgcaaggTGGCGTTATAAACTCGCCTGCGCTGCAAACATCTGTAGCAGCATATGCTGCTGCTCATTTGGCCCACGAGCGGAATAACCGGGCCCTAGTGCAACAGAGTCGAGAGATGTACATGCGCAGTTTGGAGCATCTGCGCATTGCACTAAGTAAAAAACGTACACGTTTGAGTGATGAGACGTTGGCTGCATGTCTCGCCCTGCAATGTACGAGCTGGCAGAAAGCCCTGCAGCAGGAGTAGAAGGGGCAGAGAACTCAATCAAGGCAGCCAATGGGTACACAACGCACCTAATGGGTgcgatgatgctgatggagtTGCGCGGTCCGGACATGAATAATTCGCCGCTGGCACACAGCTTGTTTCTCGGACTCCGTCGGTACATGCTGCTGGGCAGCTTGATGAACCACAAGGATACTTTCATATCGCACCCGCAATGGAGAGAACGACCGTGGGCGGTGTATCCGAAGAACCTGCTGGATGTTTGCCTGGACGCGCTGTTTGAGATGCCGGCTGTGCTGCGTCAGTGGGACGCCGTTTCGCATGAAAGCAATGACGCCGTCATCCAACACAAATGCGCTGCTATACTCGATCGGTGCAACGAGCTGGATGCAGATTTGCAGAACTGGTACGTCGAATACGAACAATCATGGTCTGGACCTCTGTATCAGACGGCATTCTGTACGCTGAAAAGTCagtttgacaatgacgagCTCGGCAAAGTGTTTCCGATCTCTTACCACTTCCCCGTCTTCACAATTGGCTATGTCCTCATCACATACTGGTCtgggatgatggtggtgcatAATATCGCCATGGCCGCTCAGTACAAGCTCGCATATGTTGCGAGCATGTCCCCGTCTGGCACCTTGTCCGCATGTGCAGCCGCCAAAGAACATACAGATATTTGGCTGGATATGGTGAGGAATATGTGTCAGTCGGTGGAATATTTCATGGGCCAGGAGACTGGACGAATTGGCCCTACGACAGCCATGGGAATAATGCAGGGCTGCATGGCGTCTTTGAGCGGCGAACCAGAGCTGTGGGGGAGAGAAAGAGGCTGGATAGTGGAAATGATGGGCCGAATCGGGAAGAGGTTAAATCTTCCGAGACATGACATTTTGTGGAAGTAGCAGTTGGGGAGGATTAAATTCTTGGCACTAAAAGGTGTGTTCACAAGACAAAGTTGAGTCAGGCTGGCGGATGCTTGTGCATCATGCGGTGAGTGCCAAcaatacctaggtacacaAGCAAATGCTCTACACGAAAAAGTGAAAGTAGTGAGATATGTACAAATTAATGATTGCATAAGAAGCGTGGCATTAGCCGAAATTGCTTATCAATTCAATTGTATCCGATCACGTCTGCACAATGTCTGAGTGTGCCATTTTAGCTCCAAGTTCAAGGTAGGATCAGATCAGCCACGCCGCCGAACTCTGACGTTAAAATGACCACCAATGGCCTCATCGCATCAAATTACGAACGTCAAATGTCGTCTGTGCAGTGAGGATGATAAAGCGTGGCCGGAGAAACGAACGGAGTCTGTGCTGATGCATCAAGCCGAAACCCCAGAATTGCCAAGTGTTtgcaaacatgtcaagtgGATTCATTCGACTCGGAAAGCGAAGCGGCTTGTGGG is a window of Pochonia chlamydosporia 170 chromosome 5, whole genome shotgun sequence DNA encoding:
- a CDS encoding C6 zinc finger domain-containing protein (similar to Cordyceps militaris CM01 XP_006665879.1), with protein sequence MYELAESPAAGVEGAENSIKAANGYTTHLMGAMMLMELRGPDMNNSPLAHSLFLGLRRYMLLGSLMNHKDTFISHPQWRERPWAVYPKNLLDVCLDALFEMPAVLRQWDAVSHESNDAVIQHKCAAILDRCNELDADLQNWYVEYEQSWSGPLYQTAFCTLKSQFDNDELGKVFPISYHFPVFTIGYVLITYWSGMMVVHNIAMAAQYKLAYVASMSPSGTLSACAAAKEHTDIWLDMVRNMCQSVEYFMGQETGRIGPTTAMGIMQGCMASLSGEPELWGRERGWIVEMMGRIGKRLNLPRHDILWK